In the genome of Burkholderia diffusa, one region contains:
- a CDS encoding PAAR domain-containing protein: MKRRIAVVGDNLSTGGTVGPCDAPPFLVHGHQAALIGGSAFCTACQSVGIIAKAGGPYRIRFRGEVALDGDVVLCGCAIPPHIVALRAGEAWCNDRIKSLGEVVSSRTITGGIASVTKGAFDERVRATEEVTEGLPYYIETSDGRMHFGRLDASGRLPRIHTGDAASDYIVYWGDDALSMQSGR; encoded by the coding sequence ATGAAACGAAGAATTGCAGTCGTTGGCGATAATCTTTCAACGGGTGGAACAGTTGGCCCATGCGACGCCCCACCGTTCCTTGTACACGGGCATCAGGCAGCCCTGATTGGAGGTAGTGCATTCTGCACCGCGTGCCAGAGTGTCGGCATCATCGCAAAAGCGGGCGGCCCATACAGAATCAGGTTCCGGGGAGAAGTTGCGCTGGATGGTGACGTGGTCCTGTGCGGCTGCGCAATCCCACCGCACATCGTTGCGCTGCGTGCTGGCGAAGCTTGGTGCAATGACAGGATCAAGAGTCTTGGGGAAGTCGTTTCGAGCCGTACGATAACGGGCGGCATAGCATCGGTCACGAAAGGCGCTTTCGACGAGCGTGTAAGGGCGACCGAGGAGGTAACGGAAGGGTTGCCCTACTACATCGAAACCTCCGACGGTCGCATGCATTTTGGACGTCTTGACGCGAGCGGCAGGCTACCCCGTATCCATACAGGCGACGCGGCTAGCGACTACATCGTCTACTGGGGTGATGACGCGCTCTCGATGCAAAGCGGGCGGTAA
- a CDS encoding PLP-dependent aminotransferase family protein, protein MARTARIVEIPSLGVLDRAAGDLSRQLAQALRNAVRRGDVRPGDTLPSTRLLATSLQVARGTVVDAYAQLVAEGFLESRGGAGTRVANALAESSLPADESPAPRERVAHTGLPEPAATFARIAREFRPLPAVPFAISVPVGLTAPDDIWRRLGNRLRARGAGAPSGYADPQGALPLREAIADYVRRSRSVRCTADQVVITSGTQQGLHLASQVLLGPNDRAWVENPAYRGITALLESTGRHDAMVRVPVDAEGIDVEAGIRLEPDARAAFVTPSHQYPLGMPMSMARRNALLGWARVHRAWVVEDDYDSELRYEGYPFPSLQGLDPEHVIYLGTFSKILFPSLRLGYVIAPDDLVPAFCGARVLMDRHAPTTDQHVLAAFIAEGHLDRHIRRVRGVYSEQRALLIDTLGKRLPRERAWVQPGDQGMHVVLWLAQGIDDLDVVARAAQAGVAVRAVSPMFAPGTARPGLVLGFGGFDRARMEAAAQRLADVVGEAAGIVSSEESRRRIRPKIVRGKQT, encoded by the coding sequence ATGGCCCGAACCGCCCGGATCGTCGAAATCCCGTCGCTCGGCGTGCTTGACCGCGCGGCCGGCGACCTGAGTCGCCAGCTCGCGCAAGCGTTGCGAAATGCAGTGCGGCGCGGCGACGTGCGCCCGGGCGACACGCTGCCGTCCACGCGGCTGCTCGCGACGTCGCTCCAGGTTGCGCGCGGCACCGTCGTCGACGCGTATGCGCAGCTCGTCGCCGAAGGCTTCCTGGAGTCGCGCGGCGGTGCCGGCACGCGGGTCGCGAACGCACTCGCCGAGTCGTCTTTGCCGGCTGACGAATCACCCGCGCCCCGCGAGCGCGTCGCGCACACCGGCCTGCCGGAACCGGCCGCGACGTTCGCGCGGATCGCCCGCGAATTCCGTCCGCTGCCGGCCGTGCCGTTTGCGATCTCGGTGCCGGTCGGGCTCACCGCGCCCGACGATATCTGGCGCCGGCTCGGCAACCGCCTGCGCGCTCGCGGCGCCGGTGCGCCGTCGGGTTATGCCGATCCGCAAGGTGCGCTGCCGCTGCGCGAAGCGATTGCCGATTACGTGCGCCGCTCGCGCTCGGTGCGCTGCACCGCCGATCAGGTCGTGATCACGAGCGGCACGCAACAGGGGCTGCACCTCGCGAGCCAGGTCCTGCTCGGCCCGAACGATCGCGCGTGGGTCGAGAATCCCGCCTATCGCGGCATCACCGCGCTGCTCGAGAGCACCGGGCGACATGACGCGATGGTCCGCGTGCCGGTCGACGCGGAAGGCATCGACGTCGAGGCCGGCATCCGTCTCGAGCCGGACGCACGCGCGGCGTTCGTCACGCCGTCGCACCAGTATCCGCTCGGGATGCCGATGAGCATGGCGCGACGCAACGCACTGCTCGGCTGGGCGCGTGTGCATCGCGCATGGGTGGTCGAGGACGACTACGACAGCGAGCTGCGCTACGAAGGCTATCCGTTTCCGTCGCTGCAAGGCCTGGATCCAGAACACGTGATCTATCTCGGCACGTTCAGCAAGATCCTGTTCCCGTCGCTACGGCTCGGCTACGTGATCGCGCCCGACGATCTCGTGCCCGCGTTCTGCGGCGCGCGCGTGCTGATGGATCGGCACGCGCCGACCACCGATCAGCACGTGCTGGCCGCGTTCATCGCGGAAGGACATCTCGACCGCCACATTCGCCGCGTGCGCGGCGTCTACTCGGAACAGCGCGCGCTGCTGATCGATACGCTCGGCAAGCGGCTGCCGCGCGAGCGCGCGTGGGTTCAGCCGGGCGATCAGGGGATGCACGTCGTGCTGTGGCTCGCGCAAGGGATCGACGATCTCGACGTGGTGGCGCGCGCCGCGCAGGCGGGCGTCGCTGTGCGCGCCGTGTCGCCGATGTTCGCGCCAGGCACCGCGCGTCCCGGCCTCGTGCTCGGCTTCGGCGGGTTCGATCGCGCGCGGATGGAAGCGGCCGCGCAGCGGCTCGCGGATGTCGTCGGCGAAGCGGCCGGCATCGTTTCATCGGAAGAATCGCGGCGGCGCATTCGACCAAAGATTGTCCGCGGGAAACAAACGTAA
- a CDS encoding ATP-binding protein produces MNTRTRWHWPRSLFARLALILCVGLALAQTLSFWLTVTERDQATTNLMMGYIEREVASSVALLDHLPPDQRAAWLPRLARRSYTFILGPGETGTPPEARLSARVERSISDGIGGDYPLTANALPGDREHLQVHLRLTDGSPLTIDIHPMSTVPLSGWLPVVLALQLAVLAACCWLAVRLATRPLKQLAQAADALGPDLKGERLNEDGPSEVARAARAFNAMQDRIAQYMAERMQILASISHDLQTPITRMRLRVDVMDDDAQGAKLRQDLLEMEHLVKEGVAYARTLHGTEEAARRIDLDALLDSIVCDYTDAGQDVALHSGGALALVTRPKALRRIVGNLVDNALKFAGAAEIDVRAAPGGGAVIAVLDRGPGIPDDQLDAVFEPFRRVETSRNRETGGTGLGLAIARQLALAMGGTLTLRNRPDGGGLEARLTLANVA; encoded by the coding sequence ATGAACACGCGCACCCGGTGGCACTGGCCGCGCTCGCTGTTCGCGCGGCTCGCGCTGATCCTGTGCGTGGGCCTCGCGCTCGCGCAGACGCTGTCGTTCTGGCTCACCGTGACCGAGCGCGACCAGGCGACCACCAACCTGATGATGGGTTACATCGAGCGCGAGGTCGCGAGCTCGGTCGCGTTGCTCGACCACCTGCCGCCCGACCAGCGCGCCGCGTGGCTGCCGCGTCTCGCGCGGCGCAGCTACACGTTCATCCTCGGACCGGGCGAAACGGGCACGCCGCCGGAGGCGCGGCTCTCGGCGCGCGTCGAGCGCTCGATCTCGGATGGCATCGGCGGCGATTACCCGCTGACCGCGAACGCGCTCCCCGGCGATCGCGAGCATCTGCAGGTGCATCTGCGCCTGACCGACGGCTCGCCGCTGACGATCGACATCCACCCGATGTCGACGGTGCCGCTGTCGGGCTGGCTGCCGGTTGTGCTCGCGCTGCAGCTTGCCGTGCTGGCCGCGTGCTGCTGGCTCGCGGTGCGCCTCGCGACGCGGCCGCTGAAGCAGCTCGCGCAGGCGGCCGACGCGCTCGGCCCCGACCTGAAGGGCGAACGCCTGAACGAGGACGGCCCGTCCGAAGTCGCGCGTGCCGCCCGCGCGTTCAACGCGATGCAGGACCGCATCGCGCAATACATGGCCGAGCGCATGCAGATCCTCGCGTCGATCTCGCACGACCTGCAGACGCCGATCACGCGGATGCGGCTGCGCGTCGACGTGATGGACGACGATGCACAGGGCGCGAAGCTCCGCCAGGACCTGCTCGAGATGGAGCATCTGGTGAAGGAAGGCGTCGCGTATGCGCGCACGCTGCACGGCACGGAAGAGGCCGCGCGCCGCATCGATCTCGATGCGCTGCTCGACAGCATCGTATGCGACTACACGGATGCGGGGCAGGATGTCGCGCTGCACAGCGGCGGCGCGCTCGCGCTCGTCACGCGGCCGAAGGCGCTGCGCCGGATCGTCGGCAACCTCGTCGACAACGCGCTGAAGTTCGCGGGCGCGGCCGAGATCGACGTGCGGGCGGCACCGGGCGGCGGTGCGGTCATTGCGGTGCTCGATCGCGGGCCCGGCATTCCGGACGATCAGCTCGACGCGGTGTTCGAACCGTTCCGGCGCGTGGAGACGTCGCGCAATCGCGAGACGGGGGGCACCGGGCTCGGCCTCGCGATCGCGCGTCAGCTCGCGCTCGCGATGGGCGGCACGCTCACGTTGCGTAATCGGCCGGACGGCGGCGGGCTCGAAGCGCGGTTGACGCTGGCGAACGTTGCGTGA
- a CDS encoding thioredoxin family protein, which translates to MLPRFRTAALVIALAATAGLAAFAGTRDDAGPTASLAGTPAPEFTGIERWHNSAPLKLDRLRGKVVLVDFWTYSCINCIHTIPYVNDWYRKYRDQGLVVVGVHTPEYPFERDAKNVADAVKRFRIEYPVAQDNHYDTWRAYGNQYWPALYLVDANGKVVYTRYGEGGYDKTEAAIRGALAQARDGEKRGQ; encoded by the coding sequence ATGCTGCCCAGATTCAGGACCGCCGCCCTCGTGATCGCTCTCGCCGCCACGGCCGGGCTCGCCGCGTTCGCCGGCACCCGCGACGACGCGGGCCCGACCGCGTCGCTGGCCGGCACGCCGGCGCCCGAGTTCACCGGCATCGAGCGCTGGCACAACAGCGCACCGCTCAAGCTAGACCGGTTGCGCGGCAAGGTCGTGCTGGTCGATTTCTGGACGTACTCGTGCATCAACTGCATTCACACGATCCCGTACGTGAACGACTGGTACCGGAAATATCGCGACCAGGGGCTCGTCGTGGTCGGCGTGCATACGCCCGAGTATCCGTTCGAACGCGATGCGAAGAACGTCGCCGATGCGGTCAAGCGTTTCCGCATCGAGTACCCGGTCGCGCAGGACAACCACTACGACACGTGGCGTGCGTACGGGAACCAGTACTGGCCCGCGCTGTACCTGGTCGACGCGAACGGGAAGGTCGTCTATACGCGGTATGGCGAGGGCGGGTATGACAAGACGGAAGCGGCGATCCGGGGGGCGCTGGCGCAGGCACGAGACGGCGAAAAACGGGGGCAATAG
- a CDS encoding type VI secretion system amidase effector protein Tae4, which translates to MPHTEPTKVRTTDRKGSEKDVPIAGVTFKELWDNFPPGNPYHDPAYANQCAIRLSITLHRVGVGMKSFNAKTVRPMLGAKTIGRILLDGKPTATRADELGAWLQLQPFAGLPKAENITGDDWEAMVKGRTGIIQFSRYWTRSGESAENASGSHIDLWNGSLLTVSSVPGFVATFGRAFGIHALLPGTDFGWSNLRNSKQILFWEIK; encoded by the coding sequence ATGCCACACACCGAACCCACCAAAGTCCGCACTACCGACAGGAAAGGCTCAGAGAAAGATGTGCCGATAGCAGGCGTCACCTTCAAGGAGCTTTGGGACAACTTCCCGCCCGGCAATCCATACCACGACCCAGCGTATGCGAATCAATGCGCCATTCGCCTTAGCATTACTCTGCACCGTGTCGGTGTAGGAATGAAGTCGTTCAATGCAAAGACCGTCAGACCGATGTTGGGCGCAAAGACGATCGGCCGTATCCTTCTTGACGGGAAACCTACCGCAACACGTGCTGACGAACTTGGTGCATGGTTGCAACTACAACCGTTCGCCGGCCTTCCCAAAGCCGAAAACATCACGGGGGACGATTGGGAAGCGATGGTCAAAGGCCGCACCGGTATCATCCAGTTCTCACGATACTGGACGCGCAGCGGCGAGTCGGCCGAGAACGCAAGCGGCAGTCATATCGACTTGTGGAACGGATCGCTACTTACCGTCAGCAGCGTGCCTGGTTTCGTAGCAACGTTTGGCCGTGCCTTCGGGATACACGCGCTCCTACCCGGTACAGATTTTGGTTGGTCCAATCTGCGCAACTCCAAACAGATTCTCTTTTGGGAAATCAAATGA
- a CDS encoding alpha/beta fold hydrolase — protein sequence MPVPSQLLFLPGASGSTAFWQPLASRLAHPAERRIVGYPGFGDTPRDPAVDDFDGLVRHVLNAIDRPTAVIAQSMGGVIAMRAALERAALVTHLVLTVTSGGLDMHGLGAQDWRTGFAEANPRLPDWFLTFRADLSHDLGRIAQPTLLLWGDDDPISPIAAGRRLLERLPDAQLHVVPGGRHDLAAVHADTLAPLVDAHLQRM from the coding sequence ATGCCCGTCCCGTCCCAACTGCTTTTCCTGCCCGGCGCGTCGGGCAGCACCGCGTTCTGGCAACCGCTCGCGAGCCGTCTCGCGCATCCGGCCGAGCGACGGATCGTCGGCTATCCGGGTTTCGGCGACACGCCGCGCGATCCGGCCGTCGACGACTTCGACGGCCTCGTGCGCCATGTGCTGAACGCGATCGACCGGCCGACCGCCGTGATCGCGCAGTCGATGGGCGGCGTGATCGCGATGCGCGCGGCGCTCGAACGGGCGGCGCTCGTCACGCACCTGGTGCTGACGGTCACGTCCGGCGGGCTCGACATGCACGGACTCGGCGCGCAGGACTGGCGCACCGGCTTCGCGGAAGCGAACCCGCGGTTGCCCGACTGGTTCCTGACGTTTCGCGCCGACCTGTCGCATGACCTCGGCCGCATCGCGCAGCCCACGCTCCTGCTGTGGGGCGACGACGATCCGATCAGTCCGATCGCGGCCGGCCGGCGGCTGCTCGAACGGCTGCCCGATGCGCAGCTGCATGTGGTGCCGGGCGGCCGCCACGATCTCGCGGCGGTGCATGCGGATACGCTTGCACCGCTTGTCGACGCGCATTTGCAGCGCATGTGA
- a CDS encoding FMN-binding negative transcriptional regulator, giving the protein MYVPADFAESRPDALRELIVDHPFGTLVTHGKRGLDANHLPFELLPGDGGLGELHAHVARANPVWQDVANGDEVLVIFRAGDAYISPNWYPSKHAAHRQVPTWNYVVVHAHGRITVRDDEKFVRGVVARLTRTHEASQPVPWKMADAPKDYLDTMLQSIVGLQIEITRLVGKRKLGQNKAVDDIRGAGDALIANGNLAIGEAMLAEAVRKNE; this is encoded by the coding sequence ATGTATGTGCCTGCCGATTTCGCCGAATCCCGCCCCGACGCACTGCGCGAACTGATCGTCGATCATCCGTTCGGCACGCTGGTCACGCATGGGAAGCGCGGGCTCGACGCGAACCACCTCCCTTTCGAGTTGCTGCCGGGCGACGGCGGCCTCGGCGAGCTGCATGCGCACGTCGCGCGTGCGAATCCTGTCTGGCAGGACGTCGCGAACGGCGACGAGGTGCTGGTGATCTTCCGCGCCGGCGACGCGTACATTTCGCCGAACTGGTACCCGAGCAAGCACGCCGCGCATCGGCAGGTGCCGACGTGGAACTACGTGGTCGTGCATGCGCACGGGCGCATCACGGTGCGCGACGACGAGAAGTTCGTGCGCGGCGTGGTCGCGCGGCTGACGCGCACGCACGAGGCGTCGCAGCCGGTGCCGTGGAAGATGGCCGACGCGCCGAAGGACTATCTCGACACGATGCTGCAGTCGATCGTCGGGCTGCAGATCGAGATCACGCGACTCGTCGGCAAGCGCAAGCTCGGGCAGAACAAGGCGGTCGACGATATTCGAGGCGCGGGCGATGCGCTGATCGCCAACGGGAATCTCGCGATCGGGGAGGCGATGCTGGCGGAGGCGGTCCGCAAGAATGAATAG
- a CDS encoding response regulator has product MDKIDHVLIVDDDRAIRELIADYLEKNGMRVSLAANGREMRNVLDDGAPDLIVLDLMMPGEDGLTLCRDLRAGKFRTVPVLMLTARGEETDRIIGLEMGADDYLAKPFAVRELLARIRSVLRRARMLPPGMQVTETAAMLAFGEWRLDTTGRHLLDTEGTMVALSGAEYRLLRVFLDNPQRVLTRDQLLNLTQGRQSDPFDRSIDLLVSRLRQRLRDGAREPRYIKTLRNEGYVFSSAVTAVEGDA; this is encoded by the coding sequence ATGGACAAGATCGACCACGTATTGATCGTCGACGACGATCGCGCGATCCGCGAACTGATCGCGGATTATCTGGAGAAGAACGGCATGCGCGTGTCGCTCGCCGCGAACGGTCGCGAGATGCGCAACGTGCTCGACGATGGCGCGCCCGACCTGATCGTGCTCGATCTGATGATGCCCGGCGAGGACGGCCTGACGCTGTGTCGCGACCTGCGCGCGGGCAAGTTCCGGACGGTGCCGGTGCTGATGCTGACGGCGCGCGGCGAGGAAACCGACCGCATCATCGGCCTCGAAATGGGCGCCGACGACTATCTCGCGAAGCCATTCGCGGTGCGCGAACTGCTCGCGCGGATCCGCTCGGTGTTGCGCCGCGCGCGCATGCTGCCGCCCGGCATGCAGGTGACGGAGACGGCCGCGATGCTCGCATTCGGTGAATGGCGGCTCGACACGACGGGGCGTCACCTGCTCGACACCGAAGGCACGATGGTTGCGTTGAGCGGCGCCGAGTACCGGTTGCTGCGCGTGTTCCTCGACAATCCGCAGCGCGTGCTGACGCGCGACCAATTGCTCAATCTCACGCAAGGCCGGCAGTCCGATCCGTTCGACCGGTCGATCGACCTGCTCGTGAGCCGGCTGCGGCAGCGCCTGCGCGACGGCGCGCGCGAGCCGCGCTACATCAAGACGCTGCGTAACGAGGGTTATGTGTTCTCGTCGGCGGTGACCGCGGTCGAAGGCGACGCATGA
- a CDS encoding penicillin-binding protein 1A: MNRFVSFLRDLWLRCRVGARVLGAGAWHRLRHPTRRGVALTLAAIPVLGLLTLLAFVPFTPSIGDIRKARIDRPARVLSADGQLIAEFRPVNREWVPLKQISPHMVDALIATEDHRFYAHHGIDWRRTLAAGLHTFSGSRQGGSTITQQLARNLYPDEVGRAPTLTRKVKELITAFKIETVYSKDEILETYLNTVPFLYNAYGVEMAARTYFGKSADQLDIVESATLVGMLKGNSYYNPVLNPERAVQRRNIVLARMASMGMLSPRQLAQLQRRPLRVDFEPQTAQPGPAPHFAVQLRKWLIAWADRNNYDLYADGLVVRTTLDAQLQDMATQALTQQTDRLQVIADSAWRNPSGCGLRNDLFRGFIRQTPDYRAARDAGLADAAALKLLGANRAFIRALCERKTQVQAGFVAIDPRNGAIRAWVGSPDFGSEPFDHVVQARRQPGSTFKPFVYGAAFADGMRPSDTFVDRPVAIPIGAHAVWHPTDAEPPTDAPMTLRDALALSRNRITAQVMQREGAARVAQLARAMGVRDSTLDAVPSLALGTSPVTLKEMVSAYGTIANRGVYVAPQMITRIEDRDGKVLAAFGSAPPERALPVAAAQTLVDVMRGVVDYGTGADIRSRYGIRIDVAGKTGTTQDNTDGWFILMHPQLVAGAWVGFDDGSVTLRSDYWGAGAHSALPIVGSFYDAALRARAIDPHAQFSPDFRPRSAPAPAPRRRPHPGLFDWLKIFR; this comes from the coding sequence GTGAATCGCTTCGTGTCGTTTCTCCGAGACCTGTGGCTTCGCTGCCGCGTCGGAGCCCGCGTGCTGGGCGCCGGCGCGTGGCATCGCCTGCGTCATCCGACGCGTCGCGGCGTCGCGCTAACGCTCGCCGCCATACCGGTGCTCGGGCTGCTGACTCTGCTCGCGTTCGTCCCGTTTACGCCGAGCATCGGCGACATCCGCAAGGCGCGCATCGACCGCCCGGCGCGCGTGCTGTCGGCCGACGGTCAGCTGATCGCCGAATTCCGGCCCGTCAACCGCGAGTGGGTGCCGCTCAAGCAGATCTCTCCGCACATGGTCGACGCACTGATCGCGACCGAAGACCACCGCTTCTACGCGCATCACGGCATCGACTGGCGCCGCACGCTCGCCGCCGGGCTGCACACGTTCTCGGGCAGCCGCCAGGGCGGCTCGACGATCACGCAGCAGCTCGCGCGCAATCTGTATCCGGACGAAGTCGGCCGCGCGCCGACGCTCACGCGCAAGGTGAAGGAGCTGATCACCGCATTCAAGATCGAGACGGTGTACAGCAAGGATGAAATTCTCGAAACCTACCTGAACACGGTGCCGTTCCTGTACAACGCGTACGGCGTCGAGATGGCCGCGCGCACCTATTTCGGCAAGTCGGCGGACCAGCTCGACATCGTCGAAAGCGCGACGCTCGTCGGGATGCTGAAGGGCAACAGCTACTACAACCCTGTGCTGAACCCGGAGCGCGCGGTGCAGCGCCGCAACATCGTGCTCGCCCGGATGGCTTCGATGGGCATGCTGTCGCCGCGGCAGCTCGCGCAGTTGCAGCGCCGGCCGCTGCGCGTCGACTTCGAACCGCAGACCGCGCAGCCCGGTCCCGCCCCTCACTTCGCGGTGCAGTTGCGCAAGTGGCTGATCGCATGGGCGGACCGCAACAACTACGATCTCTACGCCGACGGCCTCGTCGTGCGCACGACGCTCGATGCGCAGTTGCAGGACATGGCGACGCAAGCGCTGACGCAGCAGACTGATCGCCTGCAGGTGATCGCCGATAGCGCATGGCGCAACCCGTCCGGCTGCGGGCTGCGCAACGACCTGTTCCGCGGCTTCATCCGGCAGACACCCGACTATCGCGCCGCGCGCGATGCCGGGCTCGCCGATGCGGCGGCGCTGAAGCTGCTCGGCGCGAATCGTGCGTTCATCCGCGCGTTGTGCGAGCGCAAGACGCAGGTACAAGCCGGCTTCGTCGCGATCGATCCGCGCAACGGCGCGATTCGCGCATGGGTCGGCAGCCCCGACTTCGGCAGCGAGCCGTTCGATCACGTCGTGCAGGCGCGGCGCCAGCCGGGCTCGACGTTCAAACCGTTCGTCTATGGCGCCGCGTTCGCGGACGGCATGCGGCCGAGCGATACGTTCGTCGATCGTCCTGTCGCGATCCCGATCGGCGCGCACGCGGTGTGGCACCCGACCGATGCCGAACCGCCGACGGACGCGCCGATGACGCTGCGCGACGCGCTTGCGCTGTCGCGCAATCGCATCACTGCGCAGGTGATGCAGCGCGAAGGCGCGGCCCGGGTCGCGCAGCTCGCGCGCGCGATGGGCGTGCGCGACAGCACGCTCGACGCGGTGCCGTCGCTCGCGCTCGGCACGAGCCCCGTCACGCTGAAGGAAATGGTGTCCGCGTACGGCACGATCGCGAACCGCGGCGTGTACGTCGCGCCGCAGATGATCACGCGCATCGAGGATCGCGACGGCAAGGTGCTCGCCGCGTTCGGCAGCGCGCCGCCCGAACGCGCGCTGCCGGTGGCCGCGGCACAGACGCTGGTCGACGTGATGCGCGGCGTCGTCGATTACGGGACCGGCGCCGACATCCGCTCGCGCTACGGAATTCGCATCGACGTCGCAGGCAAGACCGGCACGACGCAGGACAACACGGACGGCTGGTTCATCCTGATGCATCCGCAACTGGTGGCCGGCGCCTGGGTCGGCTTCGACGACGGCAGCGTGACGCTGCGCAGCGACTACTGGGGTGCGGGTGCGCACAGCGCGCTGCCGATCGTCGGCTCGTTCTACGATGCGGCGCTGCGGGCGCGCGCGATCGATCCGCATGCGCAGTTCTCGCCCGACTTCCGGCCGCGCAGTGCACCGGCGCCGGCACCGAGGCGGCGTCCGCACCCCGGGTTGTTCGACTGGCTGAAAATCTTCCGCTGA
- a CDS encoding metallophosphoesterase family protein, whose amino-acid sequence MKIAALSDIHGNLAALDAVLDDVRRRGADVIVNLGDIVSGALHPADTADRLIALDLPTIKGNHERQLLTGERDTMRLSDRWAHDTLRDDHRAWIAALPEHLTLGDDVLMVHGTPASDLVYFLETVTPDGCRAATPDEIAQRAGDAPASLILCGHTHVPRIAKLDDGRVIVNPGSVGLQAYMDDLPHPHKVETGSPHARYAMVSRTPAGWRAEFHAVEYDWHTAAATAASRGRDDWAVALRTGRC is encoded by the coding sequence ATGAAAATCGCCGCGCTGTCCGACATCCATGGCAACCTCGCCGCGCTCGACGCGGTGCTCGACGACGTGCGCCGCCGCGGCGCGGACGTGATCGTCAACCTCGGCGACATCGTGTCGGGCGCGCTCCATCCGGCCGACACGGCCGACCGCCTGATCGCGCTCGACCTGCCGACCATCAAGGGCAATCACGAACGGCAACTGCTGACCGGCGAGCGCGACACGATGCGGCTGTCCGACCGCTGGGCGCACGACACGCTGCGCGACGACCATCGCGCGTGGATCGCCGCGTTGCCCGAGCATCTGACGCTCGGCGACGACGTGCTGATGGTGCACGGCACGCCCGCCAGCGACCTCGTCTATTTCCTCGAAACGGTGACGCCTGATGGCTGCCGCGCGGCAACGCCCGATGAAATCGCGCAGCGCGCGGGCGATGCGCCGGCGTCGCTGATCCTGTGCGGGCATACACATGTGCCGCGCATCGCGAAGCTCGACGACGGCCGTGTGATCGTCAACCCGGGCAGCGTCGGACTGCAGGCATACATGGACGATCTTCCGCATCCGCACAAGGTCGAAACCGGTTCGCCGCATGCGCGCTACGCGATGGTGTCGCGTACGCCGGCCGGCTGGCGCGCCGAGTTCCATGCGGTCGAATACGATTGGCATACGGCCGCCGCCACCGCGGCATCGCGCGGCCGCGACGACTGGGCCGTCGCGCTGCGCACCGGCCGTTGCTGA